A single window of Oreochromis niloticus isolate F11D_XX unplaced genomic scaffold, O_niloticus_UMD_NMBU tig00007340_pilon, whole genome shotgun sequence DNA harbors:
- the LOC109199991 gene encoding succinate dehydrogenase [ubiquinone] cytochrome b small subunit B, mitochondrial-like, translated as MMLRFIHVPAHNPSDTPARTQAPQAKPKPKARDRVPQEGQVPNLPQTQPGAVYQSFTLFSLLMLCSLSCFTASSNSKAASLHWTAERMLSVLLLAMGPVAYFNPGPVIDYSLAAALTLHGHWGLGQVLTDYVHGDTKIKMANAALFLLSTITFTGLCYFNYNDVGICKAVALLWSK; from the exons ATGATGCTGAGATTCATCCATGTACCAGCCCACAACCCCAGTGACACACCagccaggacccaagcccctcaGGCAAAGCCAAAACCCAAAGCCAGAGACAGAGTGCCCCAAGAAGGCCAAGTCCCCAACCTGCCCCAGACCCAGCCAGGAGCGGtgtaccag AGCTTCACATTGTTCAGCCTTCTGATGCTCTGCAGTTTGTCTTGCTTCACAGCGAGCTCCAACTCCAAAGCGGCCTCTCTGCACTGGACGGCAGAGCGAATGCTGAGCGTGCTGCTGCTGGCCATGGGCCCTGTCGCTTATTTCAACCCTGGTCCTGTCATCGATTACTCTCTGGCTGCTGCCCTGACCCTTCACGGACACTG GGGTCTCGGGCAGGTGTTGACAGACTACGTTCACGGGGACACAAAGATCAAGATGGCCAACGCAGCTCTCTTCCTCCTGTCCACGATCACCTTCACTGGTCTTTGTTACTTCAACTACAACGACGTGGGCATATGCAAAGCTGTCGCCCTGCTCTGGAGCAAGTGA